From the genome of Cytobacillus firmus, one region includes:
- a CDS encoding TRAP transporter substrate-binding protein → MKKLSILFMSILMFSTMVLAACGGNSNSTGASEKGSDGASGEGGKRTIKVSIGVNDKHPEYEASLKFKELVEAESDDLTVEVYHSGQIADDRSAIEMLQFGTLDVTIPSTSPLVNFIPAYGVFDLPFTVPNEEVADKVLDGPFGDKMLEMVDQQGLVGLAWWENGFRNLTNDVKPVAGMEDVKGLKIRTMENEIHLDAWKALGANPTPMAFTELFTAMQQGTIDGQENPYPTILLSKYPEVQKHISNTNHVYTPFIFLFSKKIWEELSAEQQDIISKAAVEAGKFNRERTREVADESLETLKKEMTFTEIKEGEFEKFQKAVKPVIDKYKDKIGAEIVDEFLAEVDKAK, encoded by the coding sequence ATGAAGAAGTTGTCTATTTTATTTATGAGCATTCTTATGTTCAGTACTATGGTATTGGCAGCCTGTGGAGGAAATTCAAACTCGACCGGCGCTTCTGAAAAAGGATCCGATGGTGCCAGCGGAGAAGGGGGCAAGCGGACAATCAAAGTTAGTATTGGGGTCAATGACAAGCATCCGGAATATGAGGCATCCTTGAAATTTAAAGAGCTTGTTGAAGCAGAGTCAGATGATTTAACAGTGGAAGTCTATCATTCCGGCCAGATTGCCGATGACCGTTCAGCAATTGAAATGCTTCAGTTCGGTACGCTTGATGTGACCATTCCATCAACTTCACCGCTTGTAAACTTTATACCGGCGTATGGAGTTTTCGATCTTCCGTTCACGGTTCCAAATGAAGAAGTGGCAGATAAGGTTTTGGATGGGCCTTTTGGAGATAAGATGCTTGAAATGGTTGACCAGCAGGGATTAGTTGGTTTGGCCTGGTGGGAAAATGGTTTCCGTAACTTAACAAACGATGTAAAACCAGTTGCAGGTATGGAGGATGTTAAAGGATTGAAAATCCGTACCATGGAAAATGAAATCCACTTAGATGCCTGGAAAGCCCTTGGTGCTAACCCAACTCCAATGGCATTCACTGAATTATTCACAGCTATGCAGCAGGGTACGATCGATGGTCAGGAAAACCCATATCCAACAATATTGTTAAGTAAGTATCCTGAAGTTCAAAAGCATATCTCGAATACAAATCATGTGTATACACCTTTTATTTTCTTATTCAGCAAAAAGATTTGGGAAGAGCTTTCTGCAGAACAACAGGATATCATCTCTAAGGCAGCAGTAGAAGCAGGTAAGTTTAACCGTGAGCGTACACGTGAAGTAGCGGACGAATCACTTGAAACGTTAAAGAAAGAAATGACTTTTACAGAAATCAAAGAGGGAGAATTTGAAAAGTTCCAGAAAGCTGTGAAGCCGGTTATTGATAAATACAAAGATAAAATCGGTGCCGAAATTGTAGATGAGTTCCTTGCTGAGGTTGATAAGGCAAAATAA
- the prfB gene encoding peptide chain release factor 2 (programmed frameshift), whose protein sequence is MELADIRNELEKTAKILADFRGSLDLENKEARIAELDDVMLQPGFWDDQQAAQVVISESNSLKDQVVEFHDLYEVFENLELTYELVKEESDAELQADLEEELKDLVKRLNDFELQLLLSEEYDKNNAILELHPGAGGTESQDWGSMLLRMYTRWAEKKGFKVETLDYLPGDEAGIKSVTLSIKGHNAYGYLKAEKGVHRLVRISPFDSSGRRHTSFVSCEVMPEFNDEIEIDIRTEDLKIDTYRASGAGGQHINTTDSAVRITHLPTNVVVTCQTERSQIKNRERAMKMLQAKLYQKKIEEQEAELAEIRGEQKDIGWGSQIRSYVFHPYSMVKDHRTNTESGNVQGVMDGDLDTFINAYLRSKLILPQD, encoded by the exons ATGGAATTAGCAGATATTCGCAATGAACTTGAAAAAACAGCTAAGATTTTAGCGGACTTTAGGGGGTCTCTT GACTTAGAAAACAAAGAGGCACGCATCGCTGAGCTTGACGATGTCATGCTGCAGCCTGGATTCTGGGATGACCAGCAGGCCGCACAGGTTGTGATCAGCGAATCAAACTCACTGAAAGACCAGGTAGTTGAATTCCACGATTTATACGAAGTGTTTGAGAATCTGGAATTAACTTATGAGCTCGTAAAAGAAGAGAGCGACGCAGAATTGCAGGCCGATCTTGAGGAAGAGCTTAAGGACCTGGTAAAGCGCCTGAATGACTTCGAGCTTCAGCTTCTTTTAAGCGAAGAATATGATAAAAACAATGCCATTCTTGAACTGCATCCAGGTGCAGGCGGAACCGAGTCACAGGACTGGGGCAGCATGCTGCTTCGCATGTACACACGCTGGGCTGAAAAGAAAGGCTTCAAGGTGGAAACCCTTGATTACCTGCCGGGAGATGAAGCGGGAATCAAGAGTGTTACACTTAGCATCAAGGGACATAATGCTTATGGCTACTTGAAGGCGGAAAAAGGGGTGCACCGCCTTGTCAGGATTTCTCCATTTGATTCATCAGGACGCCGCCATACTTCATTCGTTTCCTGTGAAGTGATGCCGGAATTCAATGATGAAATTGAAATCGATATCCGTACCGAAGACCTCAAAATTGACACATACCGTGCAAGCGGCGCCGGCGGTCAGCATATCAACACAACTGACTCTGCAGTCCGCATCACCCACTTGCCGACAAATGTCGTGGTAACCTGCCAGACAGAGCGTTCCCAGATCAAAAACCGTGAACGTGCCATGAAGATGCTCCAAGCAAAGCTTTATCAAAAGAAAATCGAGGAGCAGGAAGCAGAATTGGCTGAAATCCGCGGTGAGCAAAAAGACATCGGCTGGGGAAGTCAGATCCGCTCCTATGTTTTCCACCCATATTCCATGGTGAAAGACCACCGCACCAACACGGAGTCAGGTAATGTCCAGGGAGTTATGGACGGAGACCTGGATACTTTTATTAATGCCTATTTGCGTTCAAAATTGATTTTGCCTCAGGATTAA
- the secA gene encoding preprotein translocase subunit SecA: MLGILNKVFDQNKREIKRLTKMAEEIDALASDMEKLSDEQLREKTEEFKARYQKGEKVDDLLTEAFAVVREAAKRVLGLYPYPVQLMGGISLHDGNISEMKTGEGKTLTATMPVYLNALTGKGVHVVTVNEYLASRDATEMGQLYEFLGLTVGLNLNGLSKEEKQAAYAADITYSTNNELGFDYLRDNMVLYKEQKVQRPLHYAVIDEVDSILIDEARTPLIISGSAQKSTQLYIQANAFVSRLKKDEDFTYDEKTKGVQLTEEGMTKAEKAFGIDNLFDISHVALNHHITQALKAHSSMHLDVDYVVQDDEIVIVDQFTGRLMKGRRYSDGLHQAIEAKEGLEIQNESMTLATITFQNYFRMYEKLAGMTGTAKTEEEEFRNIYNMNVVVIPTNRPIARDDRADLIYATMDGKFRAVVEDIAERHKKGQPVLVGTVAIETSEIISKYLSKKGVPHNVLNAKNHGREAEIILDAGKQGAVTIATNMAGRGTDIKLGEGVKEIGGLCVIGTERHESRRIDNQLRGRSGRQGDPGVTQFYLSMEDELMRRFGSDNMKSMMERLGMDDTQPIQSKMVSRAVESAQKRVEGNNFDARKQLLSYDDVLRQQREILYGQRNEVLESENLREIVEKMIMTSIQRNVEGYAPGHEDEENWNLQGIIDYVNGNLLNEGDLTVNDIRGKDTEEIAETIFAKVKERYNEKEEMLSPEQMREFEKVIVLRAVDSKWMDHIDAMDQLRQGIHLRAYGQTDPLREYQGEGFAMFENMIASIEEDVAKYIMKAEIRNNLERQEVAKGQAVNPKEDGEKVKKKPVVKQMDVGRNDQCICGSGKKYKNCCGAE, encoded by the coding sequence ATGCTTGGGATTTTAAATAAAGTGTTCGATCAAAATAAACGCGAAATAAAACGCCTCACCAAAATGGCAGAAGAAATCGATGCCCTTGCATCTGATATGGAAAAATTATCGGACGAGCAGCTGCGCGAGAAAACGGAAGAATTCAAAGCCCGCTATCAAAAGGGCGAAAAAGTTGATGATCTGCTGACTGAAGCATTTGCGGTTGTCCGTGAAGCAGCAAAGCGCGTTCTTGGCTTATATCCATATCCGGTTCAGTTAATGGGGGGGATTTCCCTTCATGACGGAAACATTTCCGAGATGAAAACGGGTGAAGGTAAAACTCTGACTGCAACTATGCCGGTTTACCTTAATGCCTTAACAGGAAAAGGCGTGCACGTAGTAACGGTCAACGAATACCTCGCAAGCCGTGACGCCACTGAAATGGGTCAGCTCTACGAATTCCTTGGCCTGACTGTTGGTCTTAATTTAAACGGACTTTCCAAAGAAGAAAAACAGGCTGCCTATGCGGCTGACATCACATACAGCACTAACAATGAGCTTGGGTTTGATTACCTTCGCGATAACATGGTTCTTTACAAAGAGCAGAAGGTCCAGCGTCCTCTTCACTATGCTGTAATCGATGAGGTTGACTCCATTCTTATTGACGAAGCGCGTACACCGCTGATCATTTCCGGCTCAGCCCAAAAGTCTACACAGCTTTATATTCAGGCCAATGCGTTTGTCAGCCGCCTGAAAAAAGACGAAGATTTTACGTATGATGAAAAAACAAAAGGCGTGCAGCTGACTGAAGAAGGGATGACAAAAGCAGAGAAGGCTTTTGGAATCGATAACCTTTTCGACATTTCGCATGTTGCACTTAACCACCATATTACACAGGCACTAAAGGCACATTCCAGCATGCACCTGGATGTCGATTATGTCGTTCAGGATGATGAAATTGTCATCGTTGACCAATTTACCGGCCGTCTGATGAAGGGCCGCCGATACAGCGATGGGCTTCACCAGGCGATCGAAGCGAAGGAAGGCCTGGAAATCCAGAACGAAAGCATGACCCTTGCAACTATTACATTCCAGAACTATTTCCGTATGTACGAAAAGCTTGCCGGTATGACTGGTACGGCGAAAACGGAAGAAGAGGAATTCCGAAATATCTACAATATGAACGTTGTGGTGATTCCGACAAACCGTCCGATCGCCCGTGATGACAGAGCAGATTTGATTTATGCTACAATGGATGGCAAATTCCGTGCTGTCGTAGAAGATATTGCCGAGCGTCATAAAAAAGGACAGCCTGTGCTCGTCGGTACAGTGGCGATCGAAACATCTGAAATCATCTCTAAATACCTGAGCAAAAAAGGTGTTCCGCATAACGTCCTAAATGCGAAGAACCATGGCCGTGAAGCGGAAATTATCCTGGATGCCGGTAAGCAGGGTGCTGTAACGATTGCCACAAACATGGCAGGTCGAGGTACAGATATCAAACTCGGTGAAGGTGTAAAGGAAATTGGCGGTCTTTGCGTTATTGGGACAGAGCGTCATGAAAGCAGACGTATTGATAACCAGCTCCGCGGACGTTCCGGACGTCAGGGAGACCCGGGTGTCACGCAATTTTACCTCTCCATGGAAGATGAATTGATGCGCCGTTTCGGTTCTGATAATATGAAATCGATGATGGAACGCCTTGGAATGGATGACACTCAGCCAATCCAGAGTAAAATGGTTTCAAGAGCTGTTGAATCTGCGCAAAAACGCGTTGAGGGCAACAACTTCGATGCCCGTAAGCAGCTTCTTTCTTACGACGATGTTCTTCGTCAGCAGCGTGAAATTCTTTACGGTCAGCGAAACGAAGTTCTGGAGTCTGAGAACTTGAGAGAGATTGTTGAAAAAATGATCATGACCAGCATTCAGCGCAATGTAGAAGGATATGCACCTGGACATGAAGATGAAGAAAACTGGAACCTGCAGGGTATCATTGACTATGTAAATGGCAACCTTCTTAATGAAGGTGACCTTACTGTAAATGACATCCGCGGCAAGGATACGGAGGAAATTGCCGAAACCATCTTTGCCAAGGTTAAAGAACGCTATAATGAAAAAGAAGAAATGCTTAGTCCTGAACAAATGCGTGAATTTGAAAAAGTTATCGTGCTTCGTGCCGTTGACTCCAAGTGGATGGATCACATCGACGCAATGGATCAGCTTCGCCAGGGAATCCATCTGCGTGCGTATGGCCAGACAGATCCGCTCCGTGAGTACCAGGGAGAAGGCTTTGCCATGTTTGAAAACATGATTGCATCCATTGAAGAGGATGTAGCCAAGTACATCATGAAAGCTGAAATCCGCAACAACCTCGAGCGCCAGGAAGTGGCCAAAGGCCAGGCAGTCAACCCGAAAGAAGACGGCGAAAAGGTTAAGAAGAAACCTGTCGTTAAACAGATGGACGTTGGACGCAACGACCAATGCATCTGCGGCAGCGGCAAGAAATATAAAAACTGCTGTGGAGCAGAATAG
- a CDS encoding YecA family protein, which translates to MSTVKVSRNEPCPCGSGKKYKKCCGSRDAVSIKDVLNHEVIELQKEARVFALTHFAEDMKEDFKDLLEILEDIEPQEKDFYEFVHSFWYVLFGTLDDVESVMDEFIHSKLPAVARPRLKNILKSWEDSKAAAGKLIEVTEDRAVIEDCLTGKVYNVSLFGDMEVSEGNFAFAMLLPYGEEYVAFPAIFDLPGDNAAQFADYIQYSFEESGYENPEEYMAEFLIDLMNDTPKSLAGPNMDNFDWPTKGAEQVANMFRDDMIKADEEPWLIGMGISLWMEYIEKTGKQVKKPDNYVAGLRYLVSTIAPVKENLTQKEFGELYGINANRVSTYYGEIYDAVEKTIVELIESSNS; encoded by the coding sequence ATGTCAACAGTAAAAGTAAGCAGAAACGAACCGTGCCCATGCGGGAGCGGAAAAAAATATAAAAAATGCTGCGGCAGCAGGGATGCTGTTTCAATTAAGGATGTATTGAATCACGAAGTTATTGAGCTTCAAAAGGAAGCAAGGGTCTTTGCACTTACTCACTTTGCGGAGGACATGAAAGAGGATTTCAAAGATCTTTTGGAAATACTTGAAGACATTGAACCGCAGGAAAAAGACTTCTATGAATTTGTGCACTCCTTCTGGTACGTTCTTTTTGGAACGCTGGACGATGTGGAGTCCGTAATGGATGAGTTCATCCATTCTAAGCTGCCAGCCGTCGCGCGCCCCCGCTTAAAAAACATTTTGAAGTCGTGGGAGGATAGCAAAGCAGCAGCCGGGAAATTAATTGAAGTGACTGAAGACAGAGCAGTTATCGAGGATTGTCTGACCGGAAAGGTTTACAATGTATCCCTATTTGGTGATATGGAAGTTAGTGAAGGGAATTTTGCCTTTGCCATGCTGCTTCCTTATGGAGAAGAGTATGTGGCATTTCCTGCTATATTTGACCTGCCGGGAGATAATGCTGCACAGTTTGCAGATTACATCCAATACTCCTTCGAAGAATCTGGATATGAGAATCCTGAAGAATACATGGCTGAATTCCTCATTGACCTTATGAATGACACGCCAAAATCATTAGCAGGTCCAAATATGGACAATTTTGACTGGCCTACCAAGGGTGCAGAGCAGGTTGCCAACATGTTCCGGGACGATATGATAAAAGCCGATGAAGAACCATGGCTGATCGGCATGGGAATTTCACTTTGGATGGAGTACATCGAGAAAACCGGCAAACAGGTTAAAAAGCCTGATAACTATGTTGCCGGCCTCCGATACCTTGTAAGCACAATAGCTCCTGTAAAGGAAAATCTCACTCAGAAAGAATTCGGAGAGTTATACGGCATCAATGCCAACCGGGTTTCCACTTATTATGGCGAGATTTACGACGCAGTCGAGAAAACTATTGTTGAACTGATTGAATCGTCGAATTCATAA
- a CDS encoding DUF1028 domain-containing protein, with amino-acid sequence MTFSIIGYDPKEKEWGIAVQSRFLGVGAVVPFAKAGIGAVATQSYANTSYGPRALQLMEEGKTAEEALDIITKDDPEKELRQVGLLDSMGNPATFTGEGCYNWAGGMTGPHFAAQGNILVDEKTVEAIGQTFISTDGTLAERLLAALNAGQAAGGDSRGQQSAALLVVKEAGGYGGFNDRYIDLRVDDHPEPITELIRIYHLQQLYFAPSKAERVAAIEGEVKEELVLELTRLDYLKAGQGDEQLLKALTAFIHTENFEAREPEAGKIDLDVLAYMKKL; translated from the coding sequence ATGACATTTTCCATAATTGGATATGATCCGAAAGAAAAAGAATGGGGAATCGCGGTTCAATCGAGATTTCTCGGAGTCGGTGCAGTAGTACCTTTTGCTAAAGCAGGTATTGGAGCCGTTGCGACTCAGTCCTACGCCAATACTTCTTATGGACCGCGTGCATTGCAATTAATGGAAGAAGGTAAAACAGCTGAGGAAGCATTGGATATCATAACTAAAGATGATCCCGAAAAAGAGCTCCGCCAGGTCGGACTGCTGGATAGCATGGGAAACCCGGCAACGTTCACAGGGGAAGGCTGCTATAATTGGGCTGGAGGCATGACAGGTCCTCACTTTGCCGCGCAGGGGAATATCCTGGTGGATGAAAAAACGGTTGAGGCAATAGGCCAAACGTTTATCTCAACAGACGGCACTCTGGCTGAGCGCCTGCTTGCCGCCTTGAATGCAGGCCAGGCAGCCGGAGGTGACAGCCGGGGCCAGCAATCCGCAGCCCTTCTTGTAGTGAAAGAAGCTGGCGGATACGGGGGATTTAACGACCGCTACATCGACTTGCGGGTTGATGACCATCCGGAGCCGATTACCGAGCTGATTCGGATTTATCATCTGCAGCAGCTCTATTTCGCACCGTCAAAGGCTGAACGGGTTGCGGCCATTGAAGGTGAGGTAAAAGAGGAGCTAGTACTGGAATTAACTCGTCTCGATTATTTAAAGGCTGGTCAGGGTGATGAACAGCTATTGAAAGCATTAACTGCTTTTATTCATACAGAAAACTTCGAAGCCCGCGAGCCGGAAGCAGGGAAGATTGATTTGGATGTTTTGGCTTATATGAAAAAGCTGTGA
- a CDS encoding chromate transporter yields MIYVQIFLAFFIPGILGYGGGPASIPLVENEVVDNYGWLTTNEFSEMLAMGNALPGPIATKMAGYIGYEQGGILGAIVGVFATVAPSLILMIALLGLLMKYKESPRVKRMTTYIRPVIAVLLGIMTYDFFFSAYEGAGIWQTLFIGLVSFFLMERLKVHPAYVIAGALLYGGLVLG; encoded by the coding sequence ATGATTTACGTTCAGATCTTCTTGGCATTCTTCATTCCGGGGATTCTTGGATACGGCGGGGGACCGGCATCCATTCCGCTGGTTGAGAATGAAGTGGTCGACAATTATGGCTGGCTTACAACAAATGAATTTAGTGAAATGCTGGCAATGGGCAATGCACTGCCCGGCCCGATTGCCACAAAAATGGCCGGTTATATCGGATATGAACAGGGAGGAATCCTCGGGGCCATCGTGGGGGTATTCGCGACTGTAGCTCCATCGCTGATTCTGATGATTGCGCTGCTCGGACTTCTTATGAAATATAAGGAATCGCCGCGCGTGAAGCGCATGACTACTTATATCCGGCCGGTTATCGCGGTTCTGCTTGGCATTATGACGTATGACTTCTTTTTCTCAGCATATGAAGGTGCCGGCATCTGGCAGACTCTTTTCATCGGGCTGGTTAGCTTCTTTTTAATGGAAAGGCTTAAGGTTCATCCGGCTTATGTTATCGCTGGAGCGCTCTTATATGGAGGGCTTGTTTTAGGATAG
- a CDS encoding chromate transporter, with amino-acid sequence MKQADIFMAFFRVGILGYGGGPSSIPLVHKEVVDKYKWMDTDEFGDVLALGNALPGPIATKMAGYIGYRVGGILGMVTALAATMVPTIVLMIILLTALNTFKDQSWVAGMTKAVVPVVAVMLATLTWDFIKKSSKSSLGWGWTLLFVAVSLVLLEFVNIHPAIIIFVLLTAALLKKDKVDKNEAKKERNLA; translated from the coding sequence ATGAAGCAGGCTGACATCTTTATGGCTTTTTTCCGCGTTGGCATTCTTGGATATGGCGGCGGCCCGTCGTCGATTCCGCTTGTCCATAAAGAAGTTGTTGATAAATATAAATGGATGGATACGGATGAATTCGGCGATGTGCTGGCGCTGGGCAACGCACTTCCCGGTCCGATTGCCACAAAAATGGCCGGCTATATCGGCTATCGTGTTGGCGGCATTCTGGGCATGGTGACTGCACTTGCAGCAACAATGGTACCAACAATTGTCCTTATGATTATTCTTCTTACCGCATTAAATACATTCAAAGACCAGTCATGGGTAGCAGGTATGACAAAGGCAGTCGTTCCAGTTGTGGCTGTGATGCTGGCAACACTCACTTGGGACTTTATTAAAAAGTCCTCGAAATCATCTCTGGGCTGGGGCTGGACACTCCTTTTTGTGGCCGTAAGCTTAGTTCTTCTTGAATTCGTTAATATTCATCCTGCGATTATCATTTTTGTTTTACTGACAGCGGCTCTCCTGAAAAAAGATAAAGTGGATAAAAATGAGGCAAAAAAGGAGAGGAATCTCGCATGA
- a CDS encoding gamma-glutamyltransferase family protein: MNFDFQHHPYPSQRTTVMANNGMVATSQPLAAQAGLDIMKKGGNAIDAAIATAAALTVVEPTSNGIGGDAFALVWTKGELHGLNASGPAPKSISIEALKERGYEKMPTHGWMPVTVPGAPSAWAELSKRFGRLPLKEVLQPAIDYAENGYPLTPILGKYWQYAYKKFKQILTDDEFQHWFETFAPDGRAPEIGEVWRSEGHAATLRAIGETDGESFYRGEIAEKIDAFSKKYNAFLSKEDLADYKAEWVDPIKVNYRGYDVWEIPPNGQGLVALLGLNIAKGFEFGDKETADTYHKQIEAMKLAFTDGKAFITDPAEMKVTAEELLSEEYGESRRSEIGEEAVTPEPYQPPRGGTVYLATADSEGNMVSFIQSNYMGFGSGLVVPGTGIALQNRGHDFSLDPEHHNVLKPGKKTYHTIIPGFLTKDGEAVGPFGVMGGYMQPQGHMQVVMNTVDFHLNPQAALDAPRWQWIEGKKVQVEPHFPNHIAQALVRKGHQIEITVDTGGFGRGQIIWRDQKTGVLMGGTEARTDGSIAAW, encoded by the coding sequence ATGAATTTTGATTTCCAACACCACCCATACCCATCCCAGCGAACGACCGTCATGGCAAACAACGGCATGGTCGCAACGTCTCAGCCGCTAGCGGCACAGGCTGGGTTAGATATCATGAAAAAAGGCGGAAATGCCATAGATGCAGCGATCGCTACAGCAGCAGCTCTAACTGTGGTTGAACCGACATCCAACGGAATCGGCGGCGACGCATTTGCCCTCGTCTGGACGAAAGGGGAACTGCATGGTTTGAATGCAAGCGGCCCTGCTCCAAAGTCCATTAGCATAGAAGCTCTAAAGGAAAGAGGCTACGAGAAAATGCCGACGCATGGCTGGATGCCCGTTACGGTGCCTGGTGCTCCATCCGCTTGGGCTGAGCTTTCCAAGCGATTCGGAAGGCTTCCGTTAAAAGAAGTCCTTCAGCCCGCTATTGATTATGCGGAAAATGGCTATCCGTTAACACCGATCCTCGGCAAGTACTGGCAGTATGCCTATAAAAAGTTTAAGCAGATTCTGACGGATGACGAATTCCAGCATTGGTTTGAAACCTTTGCTCCGGATGGACGGGCTCCTGAAATTGGCGAGGTCTGGCGTTCTGAAGGCCATGCGGCCACTTTAAGAGCCATTGGCGAAACAGACGGCGAAAGCTTTTACCGCGGGGAAATCGCTGAAAAAATTGATGCCTTTTCAAAAAAATACAATGCTTTTTTATCAAAAGAAGACCTTGCAGATTACAAGGCGGAATGGGTGGACCCCATCAAGGTAAACTATCGTGGCTATGATGTTTGGGAAATCCCGCCGAACGGCCAGGGGCTAGTGGCTCTTCTGGGTTTAAACATTGCTAAAGGCTTTGAATTCGGCGATAAAGAAACAGCGGATACCTATCACAAACAAATCGAAGCGATGAAGTTAGCTTTCACAGATGGCAAGGCATTTATTACAGATCCGGCTGAAATGAAAGTGACAGCTGAAGAATTGCTTTCAGAGGAGTACGGTGAATCCCGCCGCAGTGAGATTGGCGAGGAGGCCGTAACACCTGAGCCATATCAGCCGCCGCGCGGAGGTACTGTGTATCTGGCGACTGCAGACAGCGAAGGCAATATGGTTTCCTTCATCCAAAGCAATTATATGGGCTTTGGTTCAGGCCTTGTCGTCCCTGGAACGGGAATTGCCCTTCAGAATCGTGGGCACGACTTCTCTCTTGATCCGGAGCACCATAATGTACTGAAGCCCGGCAAGAAAACGTATCACACGATTATCCCTGGATTCCTGACAAAAGACGGAGAAGCCGTTGGACCTTTCGGTGTAATGGGTGGCTATATGCAGCCGCAAGGGCATATGCAGGTGGTCATGAATACGGTAGATTTCCACCTGAACCCGCAGGCTGCCCTTGATGCGCCAAGATGGCAGTGGATTGAAGGGAAAAAGGTTCAGGTGGAGCCTCATTTCCCGAATCATATTGCGCAGGCACTGGTGCGCAAAGGTCACCAAATCGAGATAACCGTTGACACAGGCGGATTCGGCCGCGGACAGATTATCTGGCGTGATCAAAAAACAGGCGTCCTTATGGGTGGAACCGAAGCGCGAACAGACGGATCAATCGCCGCCTGGTAA
- a CDS encoding sporulation protein, giving the protein MILRKYMSMLGIGSAKIDLQLPKLQYTPGENVSGIFLIEGGTIEQQIKRIECDLVMTSPEDDKEEVIGTATILSTKVIESEETNKMDFNFQLPEDIPCSAPDRIFQFKTRLIFNEGVKSADLDKITIIR; this is encoded by the coding sequence TTGATTTTACGAAAATATATGTCAATGCTTGGAATAGGCTCTGCGAAAATTGATCTGCAGCTGCCAAAGCTACAATATACACCTGGGGAAAATGTGAGTGGAATCTTCCTGATTGAAGGAGGAACCATTGAACAGCAGATTAAGCGGATTGAGTGTGACCTGGTCATGACATCGCCTGAGGATGACAAGGAGGAAGTGATCGGGACAGCGACCATTCTGTCCACCAAAGTCATTGAATCAGAAGAAACCAACAAAATGGACTTTAACTTTCAGCTGCCTGAAGATATTCCCTGCTCTGCGCCTGACCGGATTTTTCAATTTAAAACAAGATTAATTTTTAACGAAGGCGTCAAAAGTGCCGACCTGGATAAAATCACGATAATTCGATAA
- a CDS encoding YkvA family protein, whose protein sequence is MKFLKRIKFVFKFWKFLPFLRDYFLSREVSAGKKLFPVAAGLLYILLPLDLVPDFLSIFGFTDDIVITSFVLQQMVKMAPESLKEKYKVLEE, encoded by the coding sequence ATGAAGTTTCTTAAACGCATCAAATTTGTATTTAAATTTTGGAAGTTTCTGCCCTTCCTGAGGGATTACTTTCTCTCAAGGGAAGTATCAGCCGGTAAAAAGCTTTTTCCTGTTGCGGCCGGACTTCTGTATATCCTTTTGCCGCTCGATCTTGTTCCAGACTTCCTGTCGATCTTCGGATTTACGGATGATATTGTGATCACGTCATTTGTTCTTCAGCAAATGGTGAAGATGGCACCGGAGTCATTGAAGGAGAAATATAAGGTGCTGGAGGAATGA